The following are encoded together in the Pleurocapsa sp. FMAR1 genome:
- a CDS encoding esterase-like activity of phytase family protein, whose product MSVSDQERTVSDRIKRFSSKYLLISVYILFTLTSCSLPQRVSATERMFRKFSLEFVDYYQIPKATFKETKIGGLSAINYERQQDKFYVLSDDRSQLAPARFYTFRLKVEQTNDGIKIASFQPENVTFLQDEQGNYQAGSIDPEGLALSPRNTVFISSEGNPTENIEPFIAEFALDTGKKISNVRIPQRYLTGKEPEQPQGIQENLAFESLTINSVGLPQDPFRLFTATESALLQDKSFAKEEQARIRFLHYVINPIGNPVLVAEHLYLLEPAPTEVISNGLTELIALQTEGYFFSLERTFGFTGAGAKIFQVVVGDATDTTNIASLRGNIAQTRPLKKQLLFNLEDLEIELDNLEGMTIGPRLPDGSQSLLLISDDNFNDQQISQLFLFRLVEN is encoded by the coding sequence GTGAGTGTTAGTGACCAGGAAAGAACTGTTAGCGATCGCATTAAAAGATTTTCGAGCAAATATTTACTTATCTCTGTATATATCCTCTTTACTCTGACAAGCTGTAGTTTGCCCCAGAGAGTAAGTGCCACCGAGAGGATGTTTCGTAAGTTTTCCCTAGAATTTGTCGATTACTATCAAATACCCAAAGCAACATTCAAGGAGACAAAGATTGGTGGACTATCGGCGATTAATTATGAGCGTCAACAGGATAAATTTTATGTATTATCAGACGATCGCAGTCAACTTGCCCCTGCCCGTTTTTATACCTTTAGGCTTAAGGTTGAACAGACAAATGATGGGATTAAAATAGCTAGTTTTCAGCCCGAAAATGTTACTTTTCTCCAAGATGAACAGGGCAACTATCAAGCAGGTAGTATCGATCCAGAAGGATTAGCTCTTTCTCCCAGAAATACAGTATTTATTTCCAGTGAAGGCAATCCGACTGAAAATATTGAGCCTTTTATTGCTGAATTTGCCTTAGACACGGGCAAAAAAATATCAAATGTCCGTATACCACAACGTTATTTGACAGGAAAAGAACCAGAACAGCCTCAAGGAATACAAGAGAATCTGGCATTTGAATCTTTGACAATTAATAGTGTTGGTTTACCTCAAGATCCTTTTCGTTTATTTACCGCCACAGAATCAGCCCTATTACAAGACAAATCTTTTGCAAAAGAAGAACAGGCAAGAATTCGCTTTTTACACTATGTCATCAATCCTATTGGCAATCCAGTTTTGGTGGCTGAACATTTATATCTACTTGAACCCGCACCAACAGAAGTTATTTCCAATGGGCTGACAGAACTAATAGCACTACAAACCGAAGGCTATTTTTTCAGTTTAGAAAGAACCTTTGGCTTTACTGGGGCTGGGGCAAAAATATTTCAGGTAGTAGTCGGCGATGCCACTGATACGACTAATATAGCCAGTCTTAGAGGTAATATAGCTCAAACAAGACCTTTAAAAAAGCAACTATTGTTTAATTTAGAAGACTTAGAAATTGAGCTAGATAACTTAGAAGGAATGACTATTGGACCTCGTTTACCTGATGGTAGTCAAAGTTTACTTTTGATCAGTGATGATAATTTTAATGATCAACAAATTAGTCAGTTATTTTTGTTTCGCCTAGTAGAAAATTAA